The genome window GCAGAAAGGCGCTGAAGGTGGAAAGCAGAGGTATCTTGAAAGGTTGCTCCAGACCATCAACTGGCTTGAGCGCTGTCCAGAGTTCTACAACTACTATTTCAAGGAGTACTACGTCTGCCCAAACTGCGGCGCATCCATATTCGACCACTATGATAAGCAGGACGTCGGGGACTGGCTCATGATAACGTGCGATAAGTGCGATACTGTCATCAAGAAGTATTTCTCGCCGAAGTTTGTGAGCTAACCCTTTTTATTTTTTACGGGAAACTTTTTCACATCCTTCCGTATTCATCTTCAAATCTTACAATGTCGTCCTCACCCACATAATCACCAAGCTGCACTTCTATGATCTCAAGCGGGATTGTTCCAGGGTTTGATAATCTGTGCTTCGTGCCAGGCTTGATAAATGTACTTTCTCCATCTTGTAAATGGTATTCTTCTCCATCCACATTCACAAGTGCCTCTCCTTTTACAACTACCCAGTGCTCGCTCCTGTGATTGTGCAGCTGAAGGCTGAGTTTCTCACCCGGCGTGACCCTTATATTTTTTATCTTGTGTCTTTTTGAATATTCAAGTACAGTATATGAGCCCCATGGCCTGTAGACGGTCTGGTGAAAGAGCACCCTTTCGTCTTTCCTTTCTTTCAGCGCGGCAACAACATCCTTAACTTTCTGGCAGCTTTTTCTCGGGCACACGAGCAGTGCATCTGGTGTATCCACGACCACCATGTCATTGACATCTATGAGCGATACTGCCTTGTCCTGTTTTGAGTATAAGAGGTTACCCGTGGAATTTATCGAGATATCATCGCAGTTATAGGTAGCATTCCCGTGTTCATTCTTCCCGGTTTCTGCAAACATAGACTCAAAATCTCCCAGGTCGCTCCATTTGTATGCGAGCCTGACAACCGCTACCCTTTGTGATTTCTCCAGTATGCCGTAGTCAATTGAAATGGAGGGGAGTTCTTGATATATCTGCCGAATCTCTTTGTGGGATGCGAATGCGGAAAAGATGTCCTGCGCATGGGTTTTAAGCTCTTCAAAAAAAACTTTGGTAGAGAACACGAACATGCCGCTGTTCCAGAGGCATCCTTCTTCACGATATTTGATTGCCTCATCAAGTTTCGGCTTCTCCCTGAACTCGATGACCCTGAAGCCTTTGTCTATGGTCTCACCTGGTTTTATGTATCCATAGCCTGTATGAGGCGACGCTGGTGCAATCCCGAAAGTCACAAGATTTTCAGCAGCCAATTCTCCGGCATCTGAAATAGTATCCATGGCTTCCATGTCCAGCATGTGGTCTGAAGGGAATACGCCAACGGCACAATTGCCGAATCGCTTCTCTATCTCGCGCATCCCGAAACATATTGCAGGAAGTGTATTCTTTCCCTTAGGTTCAATGAGTATGTTGTCTTTCGGGATATCAATCCCGAGTTCCTCCATCTGCCCTGTAACAAAGAATTTCTGGGCTTCATTGGTAACTGTAAATATCTCTGAGGGTTCGGATACCTTGAGGCATCGCTTCACAGTGTCCTGAAAAAGCGAGGTCTCACCGAATTTCAAGAACTGTTTCGGGTATTGTTCCCTGCTCAAAGGCCAAAGGCGCGTGCCCGATCCACCTGCAAGTATTATGGATTTTATGTTTCTTTTTCTATCTGCGTTCATCTGTGTTCATCTGCGGTTATTTAAATCACGTCACTATCTCTTCCACCCTTTCCTGTTCGATAGCATGCTTTATCTCCATTGCCACTCTACGACCTGTGCTCATGGGTTTGCGCCACAGCGTATTGCCGTAAGGATGCCCCACAGACACATGCACGTTGGTGCCTCCACCCACGCGGGGCGCCACGTCGTACACATAGAAATTCAGGTCCTTGTCCACGCATGTCTGGAGACAGAACGGTCCTATTATCCCGGGATTATAGTATTTTTGGGTCGCCCTGACGTATTTCTCAGCAAGTTCGAATACATCCTCCAATAATGATTCACGCAGCGTGGCTGAATTGTGCCCGCATACCGTATATTCAGGCACAAGCTGCCGCTCATTCAGCGTCAGTTGCTGGGGGGCAGGCAACCGCACGTGCCCGTCCAGGCTTGTTTCAAACCTCCAGTCTATGCCGAGCAGTTCAATCCTGCTCATCTCCTCCTCTATGGGTGAATAGAACATATCAAGGTTAAAAACAGGTCCGATTATATATCGCTCGATTCTTGCATTTGCAAGCGCCTCTTGTGTGATTATCCCCTGTCTTAGGAACGCCTCTGATTTTTGTTTGAATTCAGAAAAAGATGCTGCTGTGAAGAACCCGCGCTCAAGTTTCTTTACCGCATGGGGGAGTTTCACCATCACAAGGCTGTCGATATCTTCGGGTTTTTCAATTTTTTCAGGATATGGGAGACCTGCTTTTTCAAGCAGCCAATAATAATCCCGCTCAATGCCCCGCTCCTCGCTTCTAAGCAGGTTCCGGCTTCCGAACATCGGCACCCTGAAATCATCTTCGATCTCATCTATGCCGCAATAAGAAGTAAAGGAGCGATTTGGAATGAAAATCGTATTCTTATCCCGCAGTTTCTGTTGATTTTTATTTTTAAGCATTTCATCGAATCTGGTATAAACATCCGTGGTGTCAATAATCCCGCGGATGAGTTTTCCGTTTCGTCTCCGCGCCTTGAAATATTCCGTATAAGTCTTCTCGCGTCCTTTCTCGCACACAGCGTATGTCCTGAATCCTTCTTCCACAGCGCCGTCGCATACGTCTAACGCAGAATGTGATGCCAGTACCCCGATTGTGGTTTTATCGAAGTCATATCCGGATAATACTTCGATTATTTCCTTCTTTTCAATCATATTCATCTCTTGGTCTTATACGTCTATGAAGATTACGATTTCGAAAAGTTGCTTTATTTTTGAACTTCCGCAATTATTATGTTAGAGCGCCCTTTTTTTATTTTTTTAATTAAAGCCCTGTCTTCCAGATCGTCCAGCATCAGACTGACCTTTGCTTCTGAGTGTGCCATTTTTTTCCTCACATCCTTTTGTGTCGTTCTTCCGCCCATTTTTAGTATTGTATCATAGAGATTACGAAGGTCTTCTGGAAGTTCTTTGTGCGCGGTTTCTGCTAGATTTTCAGGAGGCAATTCCCGGGTCTTATCTTTAATAGATTCAATCGCTATGCCCTTTTTTTTCTTAATCCAGTAAATGAGCATTAAAGCAGAGAATGCTAAAATTAAGAAGATTATAATATAGTAATTTGGGTGGTATTCACTTTTTATATCCATACCGCTGGTCAGGTTTATGTCGCCAAGATACTCGTATTCTGAATCCGTAGGAGGAAAGAGCAGAAGATCATGCACGAAATCCCCTTCTCTGTCTATCCGGATTTCCTCTTCTGTGGTATATTCAAGGATATTATTGCGGTAGTATTTTGCTTTGATTAAATAACTTCCAGGTGAAAGATTGAATGAATACGTTCCTGTTGTAGCGACCACATACTGTCCTGGCGTGGAGTTCACCTCCACGATTGCGTCCTTAAGAGGGTTCTCAAAATCCGACCATTCGTAAATGGTGCCGTGTAAGGTTGCAGCCTGCGCGCCGGTAATGAAGACTATAAATAGAATTCCCAAGAAAAACCTACTTCTCGTGAACACAATAGTCTAATCTTAAAAGAGAATATATATAGTTTAGTATAAAGTTAAAAAAGCATTTATAAAGGTTTGTAAAGGATTCGAAAGCCTAAAAAAGATTGAATTTTTAATCATATACAAGTATATTTATCTATTCTGTGATTATAGTATCGGATACACAATCGCAGGAATAGTTGGCGATTGAACAAAAAAACAGAAGGAGGCATACAATGAAAAATAGATATTGGTTCACTATATTAACGTCGCTAGTTGCGGCTGTGTTTGTACTGAGCCTGTTCTCCGGAATCGCAGCAGCACAAGCGCCCGGGGAAAATAACGGAAATCTGGAGAAATACACAAACACAGAAAAACAATTTCAGGATGCGAAGGGACAATTAGACAAGGCATTGAGGCAATTCAATGCTAAAAAGGACAGCAAATCAAAGGAAGATCTTGTGCTCAAAGCCAAGGACTATCTTGGAAAAGCAATAGACCATACAATTTCATATCTTGATGTCCTGAAGTCCAGGGCAGAAAAATCTGAAAATAAAGGAATAATTCCATTCGATGTTTCTAACAATATCGATGCTCATGTGGCGGAACTGGAACAGCTAAGAACAAAAGTGCAGCAGGATAACACAACCGAGGAATTAAGGGCTGACAATAAAGAGTTAACGGATATATACGCCAGGATAAGACTTGAAACTCGATATGATATCGCAATACTGCTTGATAATACAACAGGTAAATTCATTGCAAAGTCGGATAATGTATCAGCCAGACTTGCTGCGGCAATTCAGAACTTGAAATCCAAGGGTAAAGATACATCCAACCTTGAGGCAATCGCAGCTAATTTCACGAATTTGATGCAGGAAGCAGCAGCCGACCAGCGAAAAACAGAAGCCTTATTGGCAACCCACACAGGATTTGACAATTCTGGCATGGTTATAAACAATACGGATGCCCAGGCTTTCCTAAAGCAAGTGGACGCTTCGCAAAAAGAAACTATCAAAATACTGAGAGATGCAAGCAGGCAACTGCAGGTCTTCGTCCGGGATTACAGAATACTTTCGGGTGGACCAGCCGCAACAGCTCAGCCGGGAAATCAGGGGAATGAACGAAACGGAGGAACCGCGGTTATGGGGGCAGGTACACTGACAGCCAATGGCAGCGGCAGGGCGGCAATCGAAGGAAATGTCACTGTTGCGCTGTCTGGAATAAACGGCACCCTGTTGGTCTCACGTAATGCCGTCGTTACCACTGACGGAGGGACAAACCAGGCTCTCGGCAACGGACGGGTGAGATATCAGGGATTCAGCTCAGCAACAATAACGGGCACCAACATCATGGTAGGGATATCAGGCAACAGTATCAGCCTCACTGCCACAGGCAAAGGCGCAGCAGTCCTTAACGGCAATGGAACATATAGGACAGATAATTTCGGCGTGAGCGGTGAATGGAAAAAAGGAGGATAAAACATGAAAATTGTTTTTATATTGCTGGTGCTTATACTCGCAGCATCAGTTTTAGGTTGTGTGAGCCCAAAATCACCTGAAGTAACACCCACTGCCACCCCGGTTGAAACACCCGCGCAGACACCCGTAAGTCCGACCGAAACACCTGTTTCTGCTGTAGCAACCCCGACCCCTTCAGGCAGTGACGATTTCGGGACGCAGAATGACATTAATGCAATAGATTCGCTGGTTAACGATTCGAATATGGATATTCCCTTATCCGATGCAACAATCTAAGGTAAGCGCTTTGGAGTTTACCTTTTTTTATTTTTTAATATTCGCCAGCAGCTCCTCTATTCCTTTAGCGTTAAGCCTGCACCTCTCCTCCTCCACCTCAGCATAGCACATTTTCACAAGATAATCAAGCTGGAACTTTAACTGGGTTTCACTTATGCCAAGTTCTTTCATAATTTCTTTCTTCGTTTTCCCAAAAGCTCCTATGGATTTGACTATCCTTCTTCGAAGCGGATTTTCAAGCGCCTTGAACATCAACTGGTGGTCGTGAGGCGTTTTTGTCTCGCATGCATCAGGTTCTTCTTGTATTGAATCTATCTCATCTTCCATAATATCTCACCCGTTTTCAATTCTTTTGATTGACTTATATCTTTTGCGAATCCTTGTTATATAAAGTCTGGGTTACGCATAGTGAATACAGAGCAGAAATCGGGGAATACAGAATCTAAGCAAGGTGAAAGTATTATTAAAGGGGGAGAAAATAGTTTAGCTGATAGCGAATTACTTAAAAGGCTGGATAGAGTTATCGAATTGTTAGAGCGTAATGGAGAACAGATGCAAAAGATAAATACGCTATTGGCTGATAAAAAAAATGCAAATTAAACGATTTTGACTGTATTCTGGCTGACTTCCTTGGCTGATCTAACTGGCTGCACATACACACTCACAAGTTTTAATTACTTTATAGTCATATACCTGGTTGTCATACCTTCGTACACTAAAGGGTAAGGAGGCGATCGTACCCAATCAAGGTCTGCCCCGCCCCGCCCGAAGGGCGGCGGGCGGGCTTTCCTTGTCCGTCCTAGAATATATAAAAGAAATGTGTACACAAAAAACAAATTTAAGTTTTAGCTGATATTTTTAATTATTGGATTTTATAAAGTGCTACAATTAGATTGTGTGTGCTACAACCTTTATTTAAAATTTGATAATTTCCTGTGTAACGATGATTAAAAGAGCCGTGCTGGCTTTTTTTGTCCTGTTTGTACATCGTTAGCAGTAGGCTTTTACTCTCAGCTCTAATGATACTGATCTTGGCGAGATCTGTCTTCCTGGCTGTACAATTGTCCTATTTACCAGGTTGCTACCAGGCACAACAAAACAGCTACCCAGGCCAAACAGCTACCCAGGCCAAACAGCTACCCAGGCACAACAAAACAGCTACCCAGGCACAACAAAACAACTATTAATTAATTAAAAATAGTCGACTGATAGCGATAAATCAAAAGTAAAAATCATATAAAAAGTCATGACATTAAAAATAACATTCTAAAAATAATAAACATCAAACACTAAAAAAACTAAAAAATCTAAAAAAACTCATGATAAAAAACAATAAAAAAATAGCTATCAGGCGGCTTAATCTAAAGGAATAATACGATAGATATCTCTTGATCAAGTGCGTTCCGAAGTCTGCAAAATTGCCTTTGCAGACTTCCATAACGGAAGTTTAGATCTAAAATCCTGATCTCTTTTTTACGGGACATCTTTCAATTAGTGCGCAGACATGCGCCGAGTCCATTAAACGTCTTTAGGCAGTCCGATACCCTCGTCCTGCCTATGGCAGGGGCTGTCTTGATAACTTCCCTCTCGTGATGCTCGTATTTTGCTATAAATTAAAATAAAGCTTCATTATAAAAATAGCTCGAATTTATATAGATTGTTGATAATATTCTGAATAGGTGATTTATCATGACCAACATAGAGACATATCTAAAACAATTAGAGACAGAAATGACAATAAGAGGGTTCTCAAAGAGGACGATGGATACATATCTTGGGTATAACAAAAGATTCTTAGACTATATAAAAAAATCTCCGAATAAAATAAAAATTGATGATATAAAAATGTATATGAATTATTTAATAAGTGAAAGGGCTGTTTCCACTTCGGCAGTTAATGTTATTTTGGCATCTCTTGAATTTTATTATAATGAGGTATTAAAACGTAATATGCCGCACATAAACAGACCTAAGAGGTTACAAAAATTGCCAACTGTTCTATCTTGTGAGGAGGTTCAAAACATTATAGATAAAACCAAAAACCAGAAGCATAGATTAATTATTGAATTGCTTTATAGTTCCGGTCTAAGAGTTTCAGAACTTGTTAATTTAAAATTTTCTGACATTGATATAAAAGAGGGTGTCGGATGGGTGCGCAATGGGAAAGGTGGTAAGGATCGGATGTTTATAATTTCTAAAGAGCTTTGCAAGGATTTGGAGGGATTTGCTTTACAGGATGGTCAGAATGAAGCAGGATGGCTTTTTTCTGGGGGGCAAAAGGAGTCTCCTTTATGGGAGCCGATGACTTCCGCCGCTGTTCAACAATTGGTGCTTCTGGCTGCCGGTCGGGCTGGCATAAATAAAAAGGTTCACCCCCATACCTTTAGACATTCCTTCGCAACCCATCTATTAGATAGCGGGGAAGATATACGCAAGATTCAGGTCCTGTTAGGACATGAAAGTTTAGACACAACTCAACTATACACGCATGTATCGACTCGACAGATTATGGGGGTTGAAAATCCGTTAGATACGCTTCGTAGGAAAGCGCTTTCTGGAAAATCTGGGGATAATCCTTGTTATCCCCAGTTTTTTTATGCTTCCGATTGTGCCGAGATCAGTGCCGTCAAGCAGGAATGCCCTTGCCTTTTCAAGCTCAATCGCATGGTTGGCAAAAACCGGTCCGAGCAGCTCTTCATGTATGGATTCATTGAAAGGTATTCCTCCGCATAACTCATTAAACGCAGGCATTATTATAACCTCTGGGTTCTTCAATCTGATATCGCCGTAATGTTCCTTGAGAGCTTTTTCAATAAAATGCGTGCGTATCCATACCTCTTCCGAAACTGCATGACCAAGCGAATCCGTGAACCTTATCGTGGGATGATTATGGGACATCACAACATGTGATGCAGAAAGTAATTCCGCATCCGGCCATGTGTGACCGTGAAAATAACCCACATTGTCGAGCACAAAGCCCCTCATCCCGTGCACGGTTACATTCTCAGGCATAAGGTTCTCTATGTCGCCGTCATGGTTTCCAGGTACGATATCCACAGGCGCGGAAACAGATAATTCTTTCAGGAAGAGGGGAACCTCCTGCTTTTCCTGCCATGAGGTTATGGGCACATTATGCTTGACATCCCCGAGCAGCACTATCCTGTCGGGCTTTACTTTTTCGATATAACCCCGGATTCGCACCTTCCTCTTCTCAATCTGGCTTGGAATTGAAAAGCCGCTCTGATAAAGCTCCCACTCGATGCCGAGATGGACATCCGCAATTACAAGCGTTTTAAAAGTATTCTCAACAACAAGGGCAGGTTCGTTTAATAAAGGGCTGATCATTCCTATACCTTACGAAGCACCCCGATTTTGGGCTCATAGCATCTTCCTTCAGCCATAAGCTCTTTGATAGACGACTCCACCAATTCAGCGTCAAGACCTGCCGATTGTGCAGTTTCAACCACCATGGAATAAGATGTGCCCTTGCCAGTATCCAGTTTATCAATTATTGCTGCAAGTACTTCTTTTGGCTGTGTCTGGGCGGTTTCATCGGTCTTGCTTTCCGCTTCTGCACCTCTTATTTCCTCTTTTTGTTCAGGCTTTTCGGCAGGCTGCTCTTGGAATCTGCGTTCATCGGCGTCGTGCCCGCCGTTATGCATAGACACGTATGCCTGCGGGGATACGTGGATGCGCCCTCCCGAGGCGCGACTCGGGGCGTTTATCTGCGGTTCTTTCTGCTTTTCAACTTCCTGGGTGGTAACGCTCTCGGATGCCACAGTCCCAATAGCATGAATTAATGCGGTTTTAAGCTCCTGAATGATTTTAGCCAGGTTTTTATAATGTTGAACCGCCCGCACCCCACCATCCGCAAG of Candidatus Methanoperedens sp. contains these proteins:
- a CDS encoding mannose-1-phosphate guanylyltransferase/mannose-6-phosphate isomerase; this encodes MNADRKRNIKSIILAGGSGTRLWPLSREQYPKQFLKFGETSLFQDTVKRCLKVSEPSEIFTVTNEAQKFFVTGQMEELGIDIPKDNILIEPKGKNTLPAICFGMREIEKRFGNCAVGVFPSDHMLDMEAMDTISDAGELAAENLVTFGIAPASPHTGYGYIKPGETIDKGFRVIEFREKPKLDEAIKYREEGCLWNSGMFVFSTKVFFEELKTHAQDIFSAFASHKEIRQIYQELPSISIDYGILEKSQRVAVVRLAYKWSDLGDFESMFAETGKNEHGNATYNCDDISINSTGNLLYSKQDKAVSLIDVNDMVVVDTPDALLVCPRKSCQKVKDVVAALKERKDERVLFHQTVYRPWGSYTVLEYSKRHKIKNIRVTPGEKLSLQLHNHRSEHWVVVKGEALVNVDGEEYHLQDGESTFIKPGTKHRLSNPGTIPLEIIEVQLGDYVGEDDIVRFEDEYGRM
- a CDS encoding formate--phosphoribosylaminoimidazolecarboxamide ligase family protein; its protein translation is MIEKKEIIEVLSGYDFDKTTIGVLASHSALDVCDGAVEEGFRTYAVCEKGREKTYTEYFKARRRNGKLIRGIIDTTDVYTRFDEMLKNKNQQKLRDKNTIFIPNRSFTSYCGIDEIEDDFRVPMFGSRNLLRSEERGIERDYYWLLEKAGLPYPEKIEKPEDIDSLVMVKLPHAVKKLERGFFTAASFSEFKQKSEAFLRQGIITQEALANARIERYIIGPVFNLDMFYSPIEEEMSRIELLGIDWRFETSLDGHVRLPAPQQLTLNERQLVPEYTVCGHNSATLRESLLEDVFELAEKYVRATQKYYNPGIIGPFCLQTCVDKDLNFYVYDVAPRVGGGTNVHVSVGHPYGNTLWRKPMSTGRRVAMEIKHAIEQERVEEIVT
- a CDS encoding metallophosphoesterase, translating into MISPLLNEPALVVENTFKTLVIADVHLGIEWELYQSGFSIPSQIEKRKVRIRGYIEKVKPDRIVLLGDVKHNVPITSWQEKQEVPLFLKELSVSAPVDIVPGNHDGDIENLMPENVTVHGMRGFVLDNVGYFHGHTWPDAELLSASHVVMSHNHPTIRFTDSLGHAVSEEVWIRTHFIEKALKEHYGDIRLKNPEVIIMPAFNELCGGIPFNESIHEELLGPVFANHAIELEKARAFLLDGTDLGTIGSIKKLGITRIIPRFSRKRFPTKRI